AACTGGATCAGCCGATCCAGAGGGAGATACGTTGCTTTCAGATGCACTAGTAACATCGATGGGTACGGCGTCAGttgaacttaaaataattcCCTCCGTATTAACGGCAACAGGGCTCTCAGTTACACCTGCATCGGTTGGAACCGCAACAGCATCAGCTGGAGCAGGGTTAGATGATTCTACCACCGAGTTTCCCGAGTCAGCAGGGATTGCGTCAACGGGAGCTACGTCGGTAGGGGCAGTGTCAACGGGAGCTGCATCAACAGGGGCTACATCAACAGGCGCAACGTCAACGGGGGCTGCGTCAACAGGGGCTGCGTCAACAGGGGCTGCGTCAACGGGGACTGCGTCAACGGGGGCTGCGTCAACGGGGGCTATATCAACGGGTGCTACATCAACGGGAGCCGAATCAACGGGAGCCACATCAACGGGAGCTGCGTCAACGGAAGCTGCGTCAACATTGGCCGCGTCAACAGGAGCCGCATCAACGGGGACTGCGTCAACAGGGGATGCGTCAACTGGGGCTGCGTCAACGGGGGCTACGTCAACGGGGGCTACGTCAACAGGGGCTACGTCAACGGGTGCTACGTCAACAGAAGCTACGTCAACGGGCGCTACATCAACAGGGGCTACGTCAACGGGAGCCGCTTCAACAGGGGCTACGTCAACTGGTGCTACATCAACGGGTGCTACATCAGCGGTAGCTGCATCAACAGGGGCTACGTCAACAGAAGCTGCGTCAACAGGGGCTGCATCAACGGGAGCCGCGTCAACAGGGGCTACATTAGAGGTGGCGGCGTCAACTGGGGCTACATCAACAGGGGCTGCGTCAACGGGAGCCGCGTCAACAGGGGCTACATCAACGGTGGCGGCATCAACAGGGGCGACGTCAACGGGAGCTGCATCAACAGGGGCTACATCAACGGTGGCGGCATCAACAGGGGCGACGTCAACGGGAGCCGCATCAACAGGAGCTACATCAACGGTGGCTGCGTCAACAGGGGCGACGTCAACGGGAGCCGCATCAACAGGAGCTACATCAACGGTGGCGGCATCAACAGGGGCGACGTCAACGGGTGCTACATTAGCGGTGGCTGCATCAACGGTGGCGGTATCAATAGGAGCGACGTCAACGGGAGCCGCGTCAACAGGGGCTACATTAGAGGTGGCGGCATCAACTGGGGCCGCATCAACCGGGGCGACGTCAACGGGAGCCGCATCAACAGGGGCTACATCAACGGTGGCGGCATCAACAGGGGCTACATCAACGGTGGCGGCATCAACAGGGGCGACGTCAACGGCAGCCGCATCAACAGGAGCTACATCAACGGTGGCTGCGTCAACAGGGGCTGAATCAACGGGAGCCGCGTCAACAGGGGCTGCATCAACGGGAGCCGCGTCAACAGGGGCTGCGTCAACGGGAGCAGCGTCAACAGGGGCTAAGTCAACGGGAGCCGCGTCAACAGGGGCTACATTAGAGGTGGTGGTGTCAACTGAGGCTACATCAACAGGGGCTGCATCAACGGGAGCCGCGTCAACAGGGGCTGCGTCAACGGGAGCCGCGTCAACAGGGGCTACGTCAACAGGAGCTACGTCAACAGGAGCTGCGTCAGCAGGGGCCGCGTCAACAGAAGCTACGTCTACGGGGGCCGCGTTAGCAGGAGCTGCGTCAGCAGGAGCTGCGTCAACGGTTGCTGTATTAACAGAGGTTACGACGGAAGTACTGTCTACTGAGACACCCGCATTAGATGGGGCAGGATTAGATGATACAACTACTGAAGCATCTGCACCAGCGGAAGCAGAAACAGATGAACCCTCTACTGAGCCACCAGCGTTAGCTGGGGCAGAGTTAGACGACACGGCTACTGGGGCATCTACACTAGCGGGGGCAGTAACAGATGAGCTGTCTACTGAGACACTGCTATCAGCGGGGGCAGCGTTGGATGATACAGCCACTGAAACATCTGCACCACCGGGGGCAACAATAGATGTACTATCTACTGAGACACCAGCGTCAGATGGGGCAGAGTTAGACGACACTGCTACTGAGGCGCCAGCATTGGCGGGTACTGCGGAGGATGAACTGTCTACTGCTACACTGCCGTCAGCGGGAGCAGAGTTAGATGAAGCACCGACCGAGGCGCCAGCATTGGCGGGTACTGCTGCGGATGAACTGTCTACTACTACACTGCCGTCAGCGGGAGCAGAGTTAGATGAAGCACTGACTGAGCCGCCAGCATTGGCGGGTACTGCCACGGATGAACTGTCTACTGCTACACTGCCGTCAACGGGAGCAGAGTTAGATGAAGCACCGACCGAGGCGCCAGCATTGGCGGGTACTGCTGCGGATGAACTGTCTACTGCTACACTGCCGTCAGCGGGAGCAGAGTTAGATGAAACGCCTACTGAGGCGCCAGCATTGGCGGGTACTGCCGCGGATGAACTGTCTACTGCTACACTGCCGTCAGCGGGAGCAGAGTTAGATGAAACACCTACTGAGGCGCCAGCATTGGCGGGACCTGCAGCGGATGAACTGTCTACAGCTACACTGCCGTCAGCGGGAACAGAATTAGATGAAGTACCGATTGAGGCGCCAGCATTGGCGGGTACTGCCGCGGATGAACTGTCTACTGCTACACTGCCGTCAGCGGGAGCAGAGTTAGATGAAGCAACGACTGATGCGCCAGCATTGGCGGGTACTGCCGCGGATGAACTGTCTACAGCTACACTGCCGTCAGCGGGAGCAGCGTTAGATGAAGCACCGACTGAGGCGCCAGCATTGGCGGGTACTGCCGCGGATGAACTGTCTACTGCTACACTGCCGTCAGCGGGAGCAGAGTTAGATGAAACGCCTACTGAGGCGCCAGCATTGGCGGGACCTGCAGCGGATGAACTGTCTACTGCTACACTGCCGTCAGCGGGAGCAGAGTTAGATGAAACGCCTACTGAGGCGCCAGCATTGGCGGGACCTGCAGCGGATGAACTGTCTACTGCTACACTGCCGTCAGCGGGAGCAGAGTTAGATGAAACGCCTACTGAGGCGCCAGCATTGGCGGGACCTGCAGCGGATGAACTGTCTACTGCTACACTGCCGTCAGCGGGAGCAGAGTTAGATGAAACGCCTACTGAGGCGCCAGCATTGGCGGGACCTGCAGCGGATGAACTGTCTACTGCTACACTGCCGTCAGCGGGAGCAGAGTTAGATGAAACGCCTACTGAGGCGCCAGCATTGGCGGGACCTGCAGCGGATGAACTGTCTACAGCTACACTGCCGTCAGCGGGAGCAGCGTTAGATGAAACGCCTACTGAGGCGCCAGCATTGGCGGGACCTGCAGCGGATGAACTGTCTACTGCTACACTACCGTCAGCGGGAGCAGCGTTAGATGAAACACCTACTGAGGCGCCAGCATTAACGGGTACTACGGGGGATGAATTGTCTACTGATACACTGCCGTCAGAAGTCGGAGTATTAGAAGCGGAGGAGCCAGTTTGGGTTCCAGTTATCCAATTGGGAAGTACGTTTGACAAAAATTGAACAACAGTTTGAAGTATGGTTCTCTTTTGTTCAATTGTTTGTTGGGCCTCGGTCACCCACGGTAAACTGACATTTTGCAATAAAGCAGTCTCGTTATCCAATTCGGCTATTTTAGCTTCTAACTCTGCACTAAGCCTCTGAATGTACACGGCATTCACGTGactaatcaaataattatggAAACTATCCGGTGCACCAGTATCATTTAACAATTTGTTTTGCACTAGTTGTAAAACTGCTTGGCGATATTCAACCTTAGTACTATTAACACTTAAACCAAGCTCTTCTGACAAATATCTGTTCACGGCAGCCTGCTTCTCAATGTCACTGTTGTTAGCAGTTAACCCGTACCTTGAATACACATAGTTCTTCCAAATATCTTCCAAATCCATGGGATCATTGTCCTCTGTGGACTCAGAAGAGCTGTCAACCACCGGGTTATTTTCTTCGGCAGTTTGCTTTTCGATCTCTTCTAGATGTTTTTGAATCTTTTCTTGGCGTTTACGTTCTTCTTTCTCAAGCTTTTCTTGCCGTTTTCTTTCTTGTTCTAGTCGTTTACgctcttctttttctaatttctCTTGCCGCTTGCGTTCTTCCTTTTCCAGTTTTTCCTGTAGTTTACGTTCCCGTTCTGCTGCTTTTTCTTGCAACTTTCGTTCCTCTTCTTCAAGCTTTTCTTGAAGTTTACGTTCTCTTTCTATCCGTTTTCGCTCCTCTTTCTCTCTTTTCTCTTGAAGTTTCAACTGTTGTTCAAGTTGTTTACGCTCCAAGGAATCGTCATTGTCGTCATCGTTTTCATttgtattatcatcatcattactttcatttgaaatatttgatTCATCTGATAAAGATCTAGGCTTCCTGAGCAAGATGCCTGAAGCACGTTCATTGGGCAAATATTTCGCGCTCACCAGACAAAACAAGGAcacctgtaaataaaaaaaatatatatataaatactaataaactcTGACCAAATTAATCACAATACATAACTCTATTTGACTCTAATATTACGTATAACAATAATTTGGTCATACATGTTGAACACAAATAAGTAAAAGCTTTGTTACACGTCACTAAACCAATGATTGTTACTAATTACTTAACTGAACCTTCTaagatcttttaaaaataaaaacatttaaaataagcaTTACTTACAAgaagaagtaaataaatgatCCTCATTTTGAACCGATATTGTATGTTTTgattgtgatattatttattttcattaaacgCGAAATTCGTTCGTTTCACACTTCAAATAATGTGTACTTGTGTTTCGTATGAGCTCGTTCGTTTAAATTTGTTTAGAATT
This sequence is a window from Spodoptera frugiperda isolate SF20-4 chromosome 5, AGI-APGP_CSIRO_Sfru_2.0, whole genome shotgun sequence. Protein-coding genes within it:
- the LOC118271689 gene encoding calphotin, with translation MRIIYLLLLVSLFCLVSAKYLPNERASGILLRKPRSLSDESNISNESNDDDNTNENDDDNDDSLERKQLEQQLKLQEKREKEERKRIERERKLQEKLEEEERKLQEKAAERERKLQEKLEKEERKRQEKLEKEERKRLEQERKRQEKLEKEERKRQEKIQKHLEEIEKQTAEENNPVVDSSSESTEDNDPMDLEDIWKNYVYSRYGLTANNSDIEKQAAVNRYLSEELGLSVNSTKVEYRQAVLQLVQNKLLNDTGAPDSFHNYLISHVNAVYIQRLSAELEAKIAELDNETALLQNVSLPWVTEAQQTIEQKRTILQTVVQFLSNVLPNWITGTQTGSSASNTPTSDGSVSVDNSSPVVPVNAGASVGVSSNAAPADGSVAVDSSSAAGPANAGASVGVSSNSAPADGSVAVDSSSAAGPANAGASVGVSSNSAPADGSVAVDSSSAAGPANAGASVGVSSNSAPADGSVAVDSSSAAGPANAGASVGVSSNSAPADGSVAVDSSSAAGPANAGASVGVSSNSAPADGSVAVDSSSAAVPANAGASVGASSNAAPADGSVAVDSSSAAVPANAGASVVASSNSAPADGSVAVDSSSAAVPANAGASIGTSSNSVPADGSVAVDSSSAAVPANAGASVGASSNSAPADGSVAVDSSSSAVPANAGASVAVSSNSAPSDAGVSVDSTSIVAPGGADVSVAVSSNAAPADSSVSVDSSSVTAPASVDAPVAVSSNSAPANAGGSVEGSSVSASAGADASVVVSSNPAPSNAGVSVDSTSVVTSVNTATVDAAPADAAPANAAPVDVASVDAAPADAAPVDVAPVDVAPVDAAPVDAAPVDAAPVDAAPVDVASVDTTTSNVAPVDAAPVDLAPVDAAPVDAAPVDAAPVDAAPVDAAPVDSAPVDAATVDVAPVDAAAVDVAPVDAATVDVAPVDAATVDVAPVDAAPVDVAPVDAAPVDAATSNVAPVDAAPVDVAPVDAAPVDVAPVDAATVDVAPVDAAPVDVAPVDAATVDVAPVDAAPVDVAPVDAATVDVAPVDAAPVDAAPVDVAPVDAATSNVAPVDAAPVDAAPVDAASVDVAPVDAATADVAPVDVAPVDVAPVEAAPVDVAPVDVAPVDVASVDVAPVDVAPVDVAPVDVAPVDAAPVDASPVDAVPVDAAPVDAANVDAASVDAAPVDVAPVDSAPVDVAPVDIAPVDAAPVDAVPVDAAPVDAAPVDAAPVDVAPVDVAPVDAAPVDTAPTDVAPVDAIPADSGNSVVESSNPAPADAVAVPTDAGVTESPVAVNTEGIILSSTDAVPIDVTSASESNVSPSGSADPVSSSGQASDAVNNVETTVAPSVVQENTNTPAVPESVYGETLAPVPFEDGAALLEVTTQ